A section of the Gloeobacter violaceus PCC 7421 genome encodes:
- a CDS encoding HpsJ family protein yields the protein MLSKFVAGNPLERFFSLAGNACNGIFLINAAALFVPPRPLDPVWEVQLIGGLVSNAPLLLVGIALVGAGRYLREQPERFRSLQIYAYALAGVFALCVPLLVVDSLRLYRDAAGRVDAEQNRTAAKIERQQTRLEAAVAGGNVPAGLDLAQARERLTAAQAQTRLEAEQARFQARINYGKLAVSKIALLVVIVGTLLLFGRLSQLAARGIALDPDIVG from the coding sequence GTGCTGAGCAAGTTCGTCGCGGGCAATCCGCTGGAACGGTTTTTTTCGTTGGCGGGGAACGCCTGCAACGGCATCTTTCTTATCAACGCAGCGGCGCTATTCGTCCCGCCCCGCCCCCTCGATCCGGTCTGGGAGGTGCAACTCATCGGCGGCCTGGTGAGCAACGCGCCGCTGTTGCTGGTGGGGATTGCCCTTGTAGGCGCGGGGCGTTACCTGCGCGAGCAACCCGAGCGCTTTCGCAGTCTGCAGATTTACGCCTACGCCCTGGCGGGGGTGTTCGCCCTGTGCGTGCCACTTCTGGTGGTGGACAGCCTGCGGCTCTACCGCGACGCCGCCGGGCGCGTCGATGCGGAGCAAAACCGCACCGCCGCCAAGATCGAGCGCCAGCAGACCCGTCTGGAGGCGGCGGTGGCCGGCGGGAATGTGCCCGCGGGTCTGGATCTGGCCCAGGCGCGCGAGCGGCTCACAGCCGCCCAGGCCCAGACCCGCCTGGAGGCGGAGCAGGCCCGCTTCCAGGCGCGGATCAACTACGGCAAGCTCGCCGTCAGCAAAATCGCCCTGCTCGTTGTGATCGTCGGCACGCTGCTGTTGTTCGGGCGGCTCAGCCAGCTTGCGGCCCGGGGAATTGCCCTCGATCCCGATATCGTCGGCTGA
- a CDS encoding Hsp20/alpha crystallin family protein, with product MVMMRFNPDRDIDALRSDMIDRVFGGLLGPLSGRDLSPAIRVWESPEAFTVQALVPGLDRESLDIQAAPYGLSMGGKIRFAAPEGVTVRHSEFGNGEFRRTLQLATQIRSEAVQAGYSDGILTVTLPKVESQRVVKVKLAETVDTTAAQSN from the coding sequence ATGGTAATGATGCGTTTCAATCCCGATCGCGACATCGATGCTCTGCGCAGCGACATGATCGACCGCGTGTTCGGCGGGCTGCTCGGTCCGCTGAGCGGCCGCGATCTTTCCCCGGCCATTCGCGTCTGGGAGAGCCCCGAAGCCTTTACCGTCCAGGCGCTCGTACCCGGTCTGGACCGCGAGAGCCTGGACATTCAGGCCGCTCCCTACGGCCTGTCGATGGGCGGCAAGATTCGCTTCGCCGCACCGGAAGGGGTCACCGTCCGCCACAGCGAGTTCGGCAACGGTGAATTTCGCCGCACGCTGCAGCTGGCCACCCAGATCCGCTCCGAAGCGGTTCAAGCCGGCTACAGCGACGGCATCCTCACCGTCACCCTGCCCAAAGTCGAGTCCCAGCGCGTCGTGAAAGTCAAACTGGCCGAGACGGTGGACACCACCGCCGCCCAGTCCAACTAA
- a CDS encoding ArnT family glycosyltransferase, with protein sequence MASRLSTASRPVTFGALLAMASGVFGLLLAAYLPFIGSLHLFDWDELIFAEAAREMVERNDYLRVFVNYVPFFEKPPGFFWLQALSFHWFGVSEGAARLPSTIFTAATGALVFLAGSFIVSPGFGFLWAALFGLGILPAVQGKLGLIDPTFNFFVLSSLVCLFAYDEGHRSDWLDPPIPRPGRLPGGYLGLASVCLGFAVLVKGPLALAIVIPGFAIYKIFVSRPRLSPWSVGLGLLAALAVAGSWFALETLAHGPAFVGEFVTYQLRITGTNDGHPGVPFFHTLVFLLGCFPFSIFLLRGISERAFYRERRFQILAMVLFVLILVLFEVLVKTKLIHYASLLQVPGAFLAARILYRLQQGKLRPHPLELAALVLVALVLAAPMLALPYIGNHPALLEPYLDDPSARAYLDTPVDWGWLTYGPGLWLIAATLFTVVCFGLGRGRLAVAGLLATGGVTANLVWIVFMARVDAYVSTPQVQYIDRVGRSPLAFYGPLTYLPPFYARRRVANPRSPEQLARLLRSEPSLWVVARQSEVGQIASLSQLKVQNRYGAYLLLGPAQTEQQRDDQFASWTPPPLGRGGE encoded by the coding sequence ATGGCAAGCAGACTGTCCACTGCCTCAAGACCCGTTACCTTCGGTGCGCTCCTGGCGATGGCCTCGGGGGTCTTTGGCCTGCTGCTGGCGGCCTATCTGCCCTTTATCGGTTCGCTGCATCTCTTTGATTGGGACGAGTTGATCTTCGCGGAAGCTGCCCGTGAGATGGTCGAGCGCAACGATTATCTGCGGGTTTTCGTCAATTACGTGCCGTTTTTTGAGAAGCCGCCAGGTTTTTTCTGGCTGCAGGCGCTGAGCTTTCACTGGTTCGGCGTCAGCGAAGGGGCAGCCCGGCTGCCGAGCACCATCTTCACCGCCGCCACCGGGGCACTGGTGTTTCTGGCCGGCAGTTTTATCGTCTCGCCCGGCTTCGGGTTTTTGTGGGCGGCTCTCTTTGGACTGGGGATTTTGCCCGCAGTACAGGGTAAGCTCGGCCTCATCGATCCGACCTTCAACTTTTTTGTACTGAGCAGCCTGGTGTGTCTATTTGCCTACGACGAGGGGCACCGTAGCGATTGGCTCGATCCGCCGATTCCCCGGCCCGGCCGGCTGCCGGGGGGCTATCTGGGGTTGGCGTCTGTGTGCCTGGGCTTTGCGGTGCTCGTCAAAGGACCGCTCGCCCTGGCCATCGTCATCCCTGGCTTTGCGATCTACAAAATCTTTGTCTCCAGACCGCGACTTTCGCCGTGGTCGGTGGGCCTGGGCCTGCTCGCGGCGCTCGCGGTGGCGGGTTCCTGGTTTGCCCTGGAGACCCTGGCCCACGGCCCGGCCTTTGTCGGCGAATTTGTCACCTATCAATTGCGGATCACCGGTACCAACGACGGCCACCCCGGCGTGCCCTTTTTCCACACCCTCGTCTTTTTACTGGGCTGTTTCCCGTTTTCGATTTTTCTGCTGCGCGGGATTAGCGAACGGGCTTTCTATCGCGAGCGGCGCTTTCAGATCCTGGCGATGGTGCTGTTTGTCCTGATCCTGGTGCTTTTTGAGGTTCTGGTCAAAACCAAGCTCATCCACTACGCCTCGCTGTTGCAGGTGCCGGGGGCATTTCTGGCCGCGCGCATTCTCTACCGGTTGCAGCAGGGAAAACTGCGCCCCCATCCGCTGGAACTGGCGGCCCTGGTGCTCGTGGCCCTGGTGCTGGCAGCCCCGATGCTCGCGCTGCCCTATATCGGCAACCACCCGGCGCTGCTGGAACCTTATCTGGACGATCCGTCCGCCCGCGCTTACCTCGATACCCCCGTCGATTGGGGCTGGTTGACCTACGGACCCGGCCTCTGGCTGATCGCAGCCACTCTGTTCACCGTCGTCTGCTTTGGGCTGGGGCGCGGGCGCCTCGCCGTTGCAGGACTGCTGGCCACCGGCGGCGTCACGGCCAACCTGGTCTGGATCGTCTTCATGGCCAGGGTCGACGCCTACGTCTCCACACCCCAGGTGCAGTACATCGACCGGGTGGGCCGCTCGCCGCTGGCGTTCTATGGACCGCTAACCTACCTGCCGCCTTTCTATGCCCGGCGGCGGGTCGCCAACCCCCGCTCTCCTGAGCAACTGGCCCGCCTGTTGCGCAGCGAGCCGAGTTTGTGGGTAGTGGCGCGGCAGTCGGAAGTCGGACAGATCGCCTCGCTGTCGCAACTGAAAGTACAAAACCGCTACGGGGCCTATCTGCTGCTGGGACCCGCCCAGACAGAGCAGCAAAGAGACGACCAGTTCGCCTCTTGGACCCCTCCCCCGCTAGGCAGGGGAGGGGAGTAA
- the aroH gene encoding chorismate mutase, which translates to MGWCVRGIRGATTVEENSKAAIEQAVVELMASICERNVFEPQDIGCVIFTATSDLDALFPSQAARCHLRGWENVALLDLAQLEVPGSIPRCIRVLLQINTPHPQPEIQHVYLRGARGLRPDRV; encoded by the coding sequence TTGGGCTGGTGCGTCAGAGGAATCCGGGGAGCGACGACCGTCGAAGAAAACAGCAAAGCAGCGATCGAGCAGGCGGTTGTCGAATTGATGGCTTCGATCTGCGAGCGCAACGTCTTTGAACCCCAGGACATCGGCTGCGTCATCTTCACAGCCACCAGTGATCTCGACGCGCTGTTTCCTTCCCAGGCCGCCCGCTGCCACCTGCGCGGCTGGGAGAACGTGGCCCTACTGGATCTGGCCCAACTGGAGGTGCCGGGCAGCATTCCCCGCTGCATCCGGGTGCTGCTGCAGATCAACACCCCCCACCCCCAACCGGAAATCCAGCACGTCTACCTGCGCGGCGCCCGCGGGCTGCGGCCCGACCGGGTTTAG
- a CDS encoding FAD-dependent oxidoreductase, with amino-acid sequence MRQVRPFPWLPAGVLLGLACTAPVYAQNLPAATVECDVFIAGGGFGGVAAAIEALELGKKVCMSEITDWIGGQVTQQGVSALDERPLQRNNPNLFARGYEQFRQAVRAKYGGEHNPGRCWVSELCFSPQVGVQVLEERLAPFRAGGQLTLLTDTVVKTLEVEGGRVRSLTTLTHIPRNSAQGVNSRPLSSFYRDWYDPRPSEFFDKRPTRFVPTAARRGKQVEWVVIDATETGELWPLAGVPYRVGTDRQNRWEPSAHPDGEDPYCTQGFTYTFVMEQSDAPRTHTKPPGYDSLYNGGYYSYEAERFNFPMIFTYRRIRGTVDGMGLEAMRPGDQSMQNWTWGNDWRVSTANTNLILTEEQLRLQGQLSSGGWQGGLRPEALAMAEEHALGYFYWLVAGTTDSQLQKNNPNYVKPVYPNYTYLAGAASPMGTAHGLSRYPYIREGRRLVGRPSIAYPYGFTIYETDISRAHQDPVLNPDRPFIFLDSVGIGQYPIDFHACIKENFEPSPYEAREAPAASYPYQLPLRALIPQKIDNLLAGAKNIATSHITNGSYRVHPIEWAIGAAAGNTAAFVLDRDITPASIVAGLDAVNPDADKRLRALQRQIVSRGNPIAVPGTTIFETQWADYK; translated from the coding sequence ATGCGCCAAGTCCGTCCGTTCCCGTGGTTGCCCGCAGGCGTGCTGCTGGGACTGGCCTGCACTGCTCCGGTCTACGCCCAGAATCTGCCTGCCGCCACCGTCGAGTGCGACGTGTTCATCGCCGGGGGCGGTTTCGGTGGGGTGGCGGCGGCGATCGAGGCGCTGGAATTGGGCAAGAAAGTCTGCATGAGCGAGATCACCGACTGGATCGGCGGCCAGGTTACCCAGCAGGGAGTCTCGGCCCTCGATGAGCGGCCCCTGCAGCGCAACAATCCCAACCTGTTTGCCCGCGGCTACGAGCAGTTTCGCCAGGCCGTGCGCGCCAAATATGGCGGCGAGCACAACCCTGGCCGCTGCTGGGTGAGCGAACTGTGTTTTTCACCCCAGGTGGGGGTACAGGTGCTCGAAGAGCGACTTGCCCCGTTCAGGGCCGGCGGGCAACTGACGCTGTTGACCGACACCGTCGTCAAGACCCTCGAAGTAGAAGGAGGTCGGGTGCGCTCCCTCACCACCCTCACCCACATCCCCAGAAATTCTGCCCAGGGAGTCAACAGCCGCCCGCTGTCGTCTTTTTATCGCGACTGGTACGACCCGCGGCCTTCGGAATTTTTTGATAAACGTCCCACCCGCTTTGTCCCCACCGCTGCCCGTCGGGGCAAACAGGTGGAGTGGGTGGTGATTGACGCCACCGAGACCGGCGAACTGTGGCCCCTGGCAGGCGTGCCCTACCGGGTCGGCACCGACCGACAAAACCGCTGGGAACCCTCCGCGCATCCCGACGGTGAAGACCCCTACTGCACCCAGGGATTTACCTACACCTTCGTCATGGAGCAATCCGACGCGCCCCGGACCCACACCAAACCGCCGGGGTACGACTCGCTCTACAACGGCGGCTACTACAGCTACGAGGCGGAGCGCTTCAATTTCCCGATGATCTTCACCTACCGCCGCATCCGCGGAACCGTGGACGGTATGGGCCTCGAGGCGATGCGCCCCGGAGATCAGTCGATGCAGAACTGGACCTGGGGCAACGATTGGCGGGTTTCTACCGCCAACACGAATTTGATCCTCACCGAGGAGCAGTTACGTCTTCAGGGACAGCTCTCTTCAGGCGGCTGGCAGGGAGGCTTGCGCCCGGAGGCGCTCGCCATGGCCGAGGAGCACGCCCTGGGCTACTTTTACTGGTTGGTGGCGGGCACCACCGATTCGCAGCTGCAAAAGAACAACCCAAACTACGTCAAACCGGTCTATCCCAACTACACCTACCTGGCGGGCGCCGCCAGCCCGATGGGCACCGCCCACGGCCTGTCGCGCTATCCCTACATCCGCGAAGGACGGCGGCTGGTGGGACGGCCCTCGATTGCTTATCCGTACGGATTCACCATCTACGAAACCGACATCTCCCGCGCCCACCAGGACCCGGTGCTCAATCCCGACCGGCCTTTTATCTTTCTCGATTCGGTCGGTATCGGTCAGTACCCGATCGACTTTCACGCCTGCATCAAAGAAAATTTTGAGCCCTCGCCCTACGAAGCGCGCGAAGCCCCTGCGGCCAGCTACCCCTACCAGTTACCCCTGCGCGCCCTGATTCCTCAAAAAATCGACAATCTGCTTGCCGGAGCCAAGAACATCGCCACCAGCCACATCACCAACGGCTCCTACCGCGTCCATCCGATCGAATGGGCAATCGGGGCGGCGGCGGGCAACACGGCGGCTTTTGTGCTCGATCGCGATATCACCCCAGCTTCGATCGTGGCAGGGTTAGATGCGGTCAACCCCGACGCCGACAAACGGCTGCGCGCCCTGCAACGGCAAATTGTCTCGCGCGGCAACCCAATCGCCGTGCCCGGCACGACCATCTTTGAGACCCAGTGGGCGGATTACAAGTGA
- a CDS encoding cupin domain-containing protein, giving the protein MSPDPCFCELAPLHALDILDERERLLVEHELAHFPELAAELAAYQRAVAVLPYGAPAVAVSADLKTRLFERLDLEKPKTPAVCVPAVPYFALRAAELPWEPFIVPGTAIARLRVDEARRELVGVFRAEAGVKYPDHLHAGFEEIFMLEGDLEIDGEIYGPGDYVRSQPSSMHGPSTRGGCMFLIRTSLDDTFIETVT; this is encoded by the coding sequence ATGAGCCCCGATCCCTGTTTTTGCGAACTTGCCCCCCTCCACGCCCTCGATATCCTCGATGAGCGGGAGCGCTTGCTGGTCGAGCACGAACTCGCGCATTTTCCGGAACTGGCGGCGGAACTGGCAGCTTACCAGAGGGCGGTAGCTGTCCTGCCCTACGGAGCACCCGCAGTTGCGGTGTCGGCGGATCTCAAAACCCGTCTTTTCGAGCGGCTTGACCTGGAAAAGCCGAAAACACCCGCCGTCTGCGTCCCAGCTGTGCCTTATTTCGCGCTGCGCGCCGCCGAATTGCCGTGGGAGCCTTTTATCGTGCCGGGAACGGCGATTGCCAGGCTGCGCGTGGACGAAGCGCGGCGCGAACTGGTCGGGGTGTTCCGTGCCGAGGCCGGCGTCAAATATCCGGATCACCTGCACGCCGGTTTCGAGGAGATATTCATGCTCGAAGGCGATCTGGAGATCGACGGCGAAATCTACGGTCCCGGCGATTACGTGCGCTCGCAGCCAAGCTCGATGCACGGGCCTTCGACGCGCGGCGGTTGCATGTTCTTGATTCGGACCTCGCTCGATGACACGTTTATTGAGACTGTTACCTGA
- a CDS encoding sigma-70 family RNA polymerase sigma factor, with the protein MTDPNRTDEAALVARIARQDQSALSELYDRYVRMLAAVAFKILGSLEEAEEVVLDVFCQVWRTAASYDARRSRVDAWLFMLTRSRSLDRLRALQRSARARNASVQEAHVQWPIREADTAEQLDLIEWRGRVSAALERLPDEQRRVLELAYYQGLTHTQIAAQTGKPLGTVKTRIRLGLNKLRDALGNGG; encoded by the coding sequence ATGACAGACCCGAACCGCACCGACGAAGCCGCGCTGGTGGCCAGAATCGCCCGCCAGGATCAATCGGCGCTCTCCGAGCTTTACGATCGCTACGTCCGCATGCTGGCGGCGGTGGCGTTCAAGATCTTGGGCTCGCTCGAGGAGGCGGAGGAAGTGGTTCTCGATGTCTTCTGCCAGGTGTGGCGCACGGCCGCAAGCTACGACGCCCGCCGCAGCCGCGTCGATGCCTGGCTTTTTATGCTCACCCGCAGCCGGTCGCTCGACCGCCTGCGCGCTCTGCAGCGCAGCGCCCGTGCCCGGAACGCTTCGGTGCAAGAAGCGCACGTGCAGTGGCCGATTCGGGAAGCCGACACCGCCGAGCAACTCGATCTGATCGAATGGCGGGGCCGGGTGAGCGCCGCGCTCGAACGATTGCCGGACGAGCAGCGGCGGGTGCTGGAACTGGCGTACTACCAGGGGCTCACCCACACGCAGATCGCCGCCCAAACGGGTAAACCGCTGGGTACCGTCAAAACCCGCATCCGCCTGGGGCTCAACAAGTTGCGCGACGCTCTGGGAAATGGGGGCTAG
- a CDS encoding DNA adenine methylase → MTVASRARPFLKWAGGKTQLLDQIAERFPAVLKHGQIDRYVEPFIGGGAVFLYVAQRYAVEQFVLFDINRELILAYRTLQRAADDLIEKLEALGLHYHALDGDERRGFFYRVRERFNTLAGEIDYDHFDGRWVERTAQIIFLNRTCYNGLFRMNTKAQFNVPFGRYRNPSICMPENLKAVAALLARARIEWGDFTDCAALAGPGTFMYFDPPYRPLSKTARFTAYSAFGFDDAEQLRLAQLYRTLDAAGAKLMLSNCDPLNTDPADDFFERAYAGFEIRRVHASRLVNCRAARRGVITELLITNYPQTAGG, encoded by the coding sequence ATGACGGTTGCAAGCAGGGCAAGGCCCTTTCTCAAGTGGGCCGGGGGAAAAACCCAACTGCTCGATCAGATCGCCGAGCGCTTCCCGGCGGTCCTCAAACACGGCCAAATCGATCGCTACGTCGAACCGTTCATCGGCGGCGGCGCTGTCTTTCTATACGTCGCCCAGCGCTATGCGGTCGAACAATTCGTGCTCTTCGACATCAACCGCGAATTGATCCTGGCCTACCGGACCCTGCAGAGGGCGGCGGACGATCTGATTGAAAAGCTCGAAGCGCTCGGGTTGCACTACCACGCCCTGGACGGCGACGAGCGGCGGGGGTTTTTCTACCGGGTGCGCGAGCGGTTCAACACGCTCGCGGGTGAGATCGACTACGACCACTTCGACGGGCGCTGGGTGGAGCGCACCGCCCAGATCATCTTCCTCAACCGCACCTGCTACAACGGCCTGTTTCGGATGAACACCAAGGCGCAGTTCAACGTTCCTTTCGGCCGCTACCGCAACCCCAGTATCTGCATGCCGGAGAACCTCAAGGCCGTCGCTGCCCTGCTCGCCCGTGCGCGCATCGAATGGGGCGATTTTACCGACTGCGCGGCGCTGGCCGGGCCGGGGACGTTTATGTACTTCGATCCGCCCTACCGGCCCCTGAGCAAGACGGCGCGCTTCACCGCCTACTCGGCTTTTGGTTTCGACGATGCCGAGCAGTTGCGCCTTGCACAGCTGTATCGCACCCTCGATGCCGCTGGGGCAAAGCTGATGCTCAGCAATTGCGATCCGCTCAACACCGATCCGGCGGATGATTTTTTTGAGCGGGCCTACGCCGGCTTTGAGATCCGCCGGGTGCACGCCAGCCGTCTGGTCAACTGCCGGGCCGCTCGCCGGGGCGTCATCACCGAGTTGCTCATCACCAACTACCCCCAGACTGCGGGCGGGTAG
- a CDS encoding shikimate kinase, translating into MLKGVSLYLVGMMGSGKSTVGRLLAEKLGYGFVDLDALIEQVSGKRVGEIFEREGEAVFRDLESRVLAEVSAYTRLVVATGGGVVLARRNWGYLHHGVVVWLDADIETLLGRVEHEPGTRPLLAGGDRHLRLVELLGERARLYAQADVRVSAAGLPPAVAEETLRCLAARLAEDSAP; encoded by the coding sequence ATGCTGAAGGGTGTCAGTCTGTATCTGGTCGGCATGATGGGGTCCGGCAAATCGACGGTGGGCCGGCTGCTCGCTGAAAAGCTGGGCTACGGCTTTGTCGATCTCGACGCGCTCATCGAACAGGTAAGCGGCAAGCGGGTGGGCGAAATTTTTGAGCGCGAGGGCGAAGCGGTTTTTCGTGATCTCGAAAGCCGGGTGCTCGCCGAGGTGAGCGCCTACACCCGTCTGGTCGTCGCCACCGGCGGCGGCGTGGTGCTCGCCCGGCGCAACTGGGGCTATTTGCACCACGGAGTGGTCGTCTGGCTCGACGCCGATATCGAGACGCTGCTCGGGCGGGTGGAGCACGAACCTGGCACCCGGCCCCTGCTTGCCGGCGGCGACAGGCACCTGCGCCTGGTCGAACTGTTGGGCGAGCGCGCCAGGCTTTACGCCCAGGCGGACGTGCGCGTGAGCGCGGCGGGACTGCCGCCGGCAGTGGCCGAGGAGACGCTGCGCTGTCTGGCGGCGCGTCTGGCGGAGGACAGTGCTCCGTGA
- the lpxD gene encoding UDP-3-O-(3-hydroxymyristoyl)glucosamine N-acyltransferase yields MKLGELAAHLGCPVEGNPDVEIRGLASIQQAGPGELSFIESEKYARFIKLTRAEALILDWRTPVSKVPCIRSEQPRLTFAHALELFYQPRRPAPGIHPTAILGANVQLGENVHLGAYVVIGDDVTIGPEAVIYPNCTIYNDVRIGVRTVVHANCVLHERTKIGDECIVQSGAVVGGEGFGFVPTPEGTWHKMPQSGYVRVEDQVEIGSNAAIDRPSVGFTHIGRGTKIDNLVMVGHGCEIGEHCLLVGQVGLAGGVKLGRNVVLAGQVGVAGHAAIGDRTVVSAQSGIPSDVEPGTVVSGSPALPHALWLRTSALIRRLPELFQNLRDLQRKVALLQQRLDSGHH; encoded by the coding sequence ATGAAACTTGGGGAACTGGCGGCACACCTCGGTTGCCCGGTAGAGGGCAACCCGGATGTCGAAATTCGCGGTCTGGCCTCGATCCAGCAGGCCGGGCCCGGCGAACTCAGCTTTATCGAAAGCGAAAAGTACGCGCGCTTTATCAAACTCACCCGCGCCGAGGCGCTCATCCTCGACTGGCGCACCCCGGTCTCCAAGGTGCCCTGCATTCGCAGCGAGCAGCCGCGCCTCACGTTTGCCCACGCCCTGGAACTGTTCTATCAGCCGCGCCGGCCGGCACCGGGCATTCACCCGACCGCCATTCTGGGTGCCAACGTCCAACTGGGCGAGAACGTACACCTGGGGGCCTACGTCGTCATTGGAGACGATGTCACGATCGGGCCTGAAGCTGTGATCTATCCCAACTGCACGATCTACAACGACGTGCGCATCGGGGTGCGCACGGTTGTTCATGCCAACTGCGTCCTCCACGAGCGCACCAAAATCGGTGACGAGTGCATCGTCCAGTCCGGGGCGGTGGTGGGTGGCGAAGGGTTTGGTTTTGTTCCGACCCCCGAGGGCACCTGGCACAAGATGCCCCAATCGGGCTACGTGCGCGTCGAAGATCAAGTCGAAATCGGCTCCAACGCTGCCATCGACCGGCCCTCGGTCGGTTTTACCCACATCGGCCGGGGCACCAAAATTGACAACCTGGTGATGGTGGGCCACGGCTGCGAGATCGGCGAGCACTGCCTGCTGGTGGGCCAGGTGGGCCTCGCGGGCGGCGTCAAACTCGGCCGCAATGTCGTGCTGGCCGGGCAGGTGGGAGTGGCCGGTCACGCCGCGATCGGCGATCGCACCGTGGTCTCGGCCCAAAGCGGCATCCCAAGCGATGTGGAGCCGGGGACCGTCGTCTCCGGTTCCCCGGCCCTGCCCCACGCCCTGTGGCTGCGCACCTCGGCGCTCATCCGCAGGTTGCCGGAACTGTTTCAAAACCTGCGCGATTTGCAGCGCAAAGTCGCTTTGTTGCAGCAGCGGCTCGATTCCGGCCACCACTGA
- a CDS encoding Maf family protein codes for MTVRLLLASASPRRRELLSQIGVAFEVKPSAFEERMDPALPPEQLVVQNALGKALNVQKRAPAELILGADTVVVFNRRIYGKPTGPADAGRMLGELQGQWHTVYTGIALVEERRWRVAERATRVKLRAMTPAQIAAYVAGGEPLDKAGSYAIQGLGAALVEQIDGCYSNVVGLSLPLLVDLLAEFDRRVF; via the coding sequence ATGACGGTGCGTCTGCTGCTCGCTTCCGCTTCACCCCGTCGGCGCGAACTGCTCTCTCAGATAGGCGTAGCCTTCGAGGTGAAGCCCAGTGCTTTTGAAGAACGCATGGACCCGGCCTTGCCGCCCGAACAGCTGGTGGTCCAGAACGCCCTTGGCAAAGCCCTCAATGTCCAGAAGCGCGCCCCGGCCGAGTTAATTTTGGGTGCCGACACGGTGGTGGTCTTCAACCGCCGCATCTACGGCAAACCCACAGGACCGGCGGACGCCGGGCGCATGCTGGGCGAACTGCAGGGACAATGGCATACGGTCTATACGGGTATTGCCCTGGTGGAGGAGCGGCGCTGGCGGGTGGCCGAGCGCGCCACCCGGGTCAAACTGCGCGCCATGACCCCGGCACAAATTGCCGCCTACGTGGCGGGTGGTGAACCCCTCGACAAGGCGGGCAGCTACGCCATCCAGGGATTGGGAGCGGCCCTGGTCGAGCAGATCGACGGCTGCTACAGCAACGTCGTCGGTCTGTCGCTGCCGCTTTTGGTCGACTTGCTCGCCGAGTTCGACCGGCGGGTTTTCTAG
- a CDS encoding metallophosphoesterase family protein, whose translation MKLGIFTDVHGDLEPLQKVLRALERLGAESLVCLGDLVVHGQRPNEVVDLVRSLAIPTVGGNHDHGAVHYGRDPGLVFFNPKSELHTSLTQPRLTDTNREYLAQLPDALEAAPGVYCVHACYRDRYGLLYARSVIEQIHADAPVPVTLSGHTHRTRIHIRHADGSFEEIDPWRGTERTQVTFTLDRDDANYILNCGNTSQLLFDRFPSVCGLFDTDERTITWRRLC comes from the coding sequence TTGAAACTCGGTATCTTCACAGACGTGCACGGCGACCTGGAGCCGCTTCAAAAAGTGCTGAGAGCACTGGAGCGGCTTGGTGCCGAAAGTCTTGTGTGCCTGGGCGATCTGGTAGTCCACGGTCAGCGGCCGAACGAAGTGGTGGACCTGGTGCGTTCTCTGGCCATCCCGACGGTGGGAGGCAACCACGATCACGGCGCCGTCCACTACGGCCGCGATCCGGGCCTGGTCTTCTTCAACCCCAAATCCGAACTGCACACTTCCCTCACCCAGCCGCGCCTCACCGACACCAACCGTGAATATCTGGCCCAACTGCCCGACGCGCTCGAAGCGGCCCCCGGTGTCTACTGTGTCCACGCCTGCTACCGCGACCGCTACGGCCTTTTATACGCCCGCTCGGTAATCGAACAGATCCACGCCGACGCACCGGTTCCGGTAACTCTGAGCGGCCATACCCACCGCACCCGCATCCACATCCGTCACGCCGACGGCAGCTTTGAAGAGATCGATCCCTGGCGAGGCACCGAGCGCACCCAGGTCACCTTCACCCTCGATCGAGACGACGCCAACTACATCCTCAACTGCGGTAACACGTCGCAGTTGCTTTTCGATCGCTTCCCATCGGTGTGCGGTCTGTTCGATACCGACGAGCGGACGATTACCTGGCGGCGATTGTGTTAG